The nucleotide window AGGCTCCCGTGGTCTTGATGCTTGCGTTGGTTGTTCTGTATGGCCTTCAGTTCCTCCTGCTTGGCGAAAGCCTTTCTCTGATTTGTATTTCTCCCGTTACCTGGGTGTTCAAGTTCTGTCTTGGCTTTGTCATCTTTGATCGTCTTGACGCTCTTAGAAATTGGCGCTTGGCGCTCGGTGCCCTGGCGTTGCTGCTGGCGCTGACCTTCGTTGACGTCCCCGGAATCCTGAATGAAGATTGCCTAGGGACGGTGGCGGCACTGGCCTGGTTTGTGGTGGTGTTTTACTGTTCTCCTTGGCTGTTGAAGTTCTCTGCAGTGGAATGGGTTGTGGCAAAGTTGGCTGTTCTTTCCTATTGCGTCTTCCTGGTTCAGCATGTGGTTATTTCCTGGAGCCAGATTGGATTTGTTAAGATTTTTGAAAAGATGCAGTGGCACTATTCCTCCTTGGTTACGCTTGTTCTCCTGATTGTTACCGTGGGAGTCATTGTTGCTGTTTCCTGGATTCTGAATATGCTGTCCAGTAAGGTGATTGGATTACTTGACCGCAAGTAGTTTTTCTATCTTGGATAATATGAACCTGAAAGGCAAAAAGATTCTCCTTGGTGTGTCTGGCGGTATTGCCGCCTACAAGTCCTGCGAACTTTTGCGATTGCTGCAAAAGAAGGGCGCCGAGGTTCGTGTTTGCATGACCGAGGCCGCTACCCAGTTTGTGGCGCCTCTGACTTTTGCTTCCTTGAGCAAGTGCCCGGTGTACCTGAAGAACGGTGCTCCCGAGGCTAGACCCTTTCAGCATATCGATTTTCCCCGATGGGCCGATTTGTACCTGGTGGTGCCTGCCACAGCCAATGTGATAGGCAAGTTCGCCTTCGGAATCGCCGACGATCCGGTAAGTCTTTGCTTTATGAGCTGCGATTGCCCGCGCTTTGTGGCGCCTGCCATGAATGTGGCCATGTATAATTCTCCTGCGGTAAAGCGTAATCTTGAAATGCTCCGCGGTTTTGAAATGACCCATGTGCTGGAATCTCCTGCGGGTTTCTTGGCTTGTGGCGAAGTGGGGCAGGGAAGGCTTTTGGAACCTGCGCAGATTGTTGAATATCTTGAAGAGTGTAAAGCGGAAAGCTTAAAGGTTAAAGGTTCCCGAGTTGAATCGCATTCTTTGCCCGAGGATACAATCGAAAAGAACGGTCGCCGCGTCCTCATCACTGCAGGCCGTACTGAAGAGGCTATCGATCCGGTCCGCTATATTTCCAACTGCAGCAGCGGAAAGACCGCTGTAGCCCTGTCTGCGGTATTCCTTGCCAACGGTTACGACGTAGAAGTTGTGGCTGGCCCTATGGAGGCCAAGTTCCCCGGTGGAGTCAAGGTGACGAAGGTGCGCAGCGCTTGC belongs to Fibrobacter sp. and includes:
- a CDS encoding acyltransferase family protein, with product MEKRIKELDVLRVVAMLFVVTYHFGCDYGAREIPFFNLFCTTPNYDFGNIAVTIFLVLSGGLLYKKYGKFFDGTGSVSLKVFYLKRARSIYPPFWIFNLYIVLSMARHFVSDGSPFYAGNPAKLLLTVFGFDGIAQRLGYETYFFCGEWFVGAIVVLYLLFPLLARIYQKAPVVLMLALVVLYGLQFLLLGESLSLICISPVTWVFKFCLGFVIFDRLDALRNWRLALGALALLLALTFVDVPGILNEDCLGTVAALAWFVVVFYCSPWLLKFSAVEWVVAKLAVLSYCVFLVQHVVISWSQIGFVKIFEKMQWHYSSLVTLVLLIVTVGVIVAVSWILNMLSSKVIGLLDRK
- the coaBC gene encoding bifunctional phosphopantothenoylcysteine decarboxylase/phosphopantothenate--cysteine ligase CoaBC, with the translated sequence MNLKGKKILLGVSGGIAAYKSCELLRLLQKKGAEVRVCMTEAATQFVAPLTFASLSKCPVYLKNGAPEARPFQHIDFPRWADLYLVVPATANVIGKFAFGIADDPVSLCFMSCDCPRFVAPAMNVAMYNSPAVKRNLEMLRGFEMTHVLESPAGFLACGEVGQGRLLEPAQIVEYLEECKAESLKVKGSRVESHSLPEDTIEKNGRRVLITAGRTEEAIDPVRYISNCSSGKTAVALSAVFLANGYDVEVVAGPMEAKFPGGVKVTKVRSACQMHDAVLERQPDVDVLVHCAAVADYRPANPAGEKIKDSRSQLTIELVPNPNILRDCSAARRMARENQDVNQQARLANQIIIGFALETDHFEEHAAEKFQKSGADALLLNAPVASDSGFGFDNVRYTLVEHGKPIAPMEMGSKISLAETIVRFCSK